A window of the Ardenticatenales bacterium genome harbors these coding sequences:
- a CDS encoding glycosyltransferase family 2 protein: MKLSVIIPVYNEDATIVELLRRVHAVPVEKEIIVVDDGSQNSVAPHIQAANIPELRFFQHAINQGKGAAIRTGLSHVTGDVVIIQDADFEYFPEDYIDLMRVYQEKGAQAVYGVRDLSHRTRIMRWGNYFVTWVANLLYGSKLADMETCYKLIDAQLIQSLQLESSRFEIEAEISAKLLRAHVKIVETPIRYQHRKEGKKLTPLDGFPTVLWLLKCRFWQP; the protein is encoded by the coding sequence ATGAAACTATCCGTCATAATCCCCGTCTACAACGAAGACGCAACCATCGTCGAACTGCTGCGCCGCGTCCACGCCGTCCCCGTGGAAAAAGAGATCATCGTTGTAGACGATGGTTCCCAAAACAGCGTCGCGCCACACATCCAGGCCGCCAATATCCCCGAACTTCGCTTTTTCCAACACGCGATCAATCAAGGTAAAGGCGCGGCCATTCGTACCGGCCTGAGTCATGTCACCGGTGATGTCGTTATCATCCAGGATGCTGACTTCGAATACTTCCCTGAAGATTACATCGACCTGATGCGCGTCTACCAGGAAAAAGGAGCGCAAGCCGTCTATGGCGTGCGTGACCTCAGCCACCGCACCCGCATCATGCGTTGGGGCAACTACTTCGTCACCTGGGTCGCCAACCTCCTCTACGGCAGCAAACTGGCGGACATGGAAACCTGCTACAAGCTGATTGACGCCCAACTGATTCAATCCCTGCAACTGGAGAGCAGCCGCTTTGAAATCGAAGCGGAGATCAGCGCCAAACTCCTACGCGCCCACGTCAAAATCGTAGAAACACCCATCCGCTACCAACACCGCAAAGAAGGCAAAAAACTCACCCCCCTGGATGGCTTTCCCACCGTTCTCTGGTTGCTCAAATGCCGCTTCTGGCAGCCCTGA